The Rattus rattus isolate New Zealand chromosome 8, Rrattus_CSIRO_v1, whole genome shotgun sequence genome contains the following window.
CTGATGAGGACAAAGACCCTGATTGCAAGTAGGCTGTAATCTAAATTACATATGCTATTTAGGCATTTACTGTTTCTCCGTATTTTAAGAAATGGTGGGGCTAGCAAatcagctcagcagttaagagtacctgAGGCTCTTGCAaaagacatgagttcaattcccagcacccacatggccattCACAACCACtcctaattccagttccagggatcaaatgttttcttttaacctctgcaggcatcaggcacaAACACAGGACACATACTTTCAATAAGGCAAAGCATTCACAGACATAgaataaatctatctttaaaaaaggaagaaatcgggctggagggatgcttcagaggttaagagcactgactgctcttccagaggtcctgagttcaattcccagcaaccacatggtggctcacaaccatctgtaatgggatctgatgcctaaTACtgacatgcaggtgtacatgccaatagagcactcatatatataagacaaatactttaaaaaaagtgaaaacaaaaaggaattgtTGCATCACTGGTAGCACATATACTAGAAACAGGCTGACACCGTAGCCTGTGGATGGGCTCCATGTACTCCATGACTGTTATGAATGTAGCTcaatataaaacttttaaattacataaaacaTTAGCACtgttttggcctttttttttttttttttttgtagatggTAAAACACGAGATGATGAGACACTTCAGCAAGTAGAAATAGGTGTTTTCACCACGTGTAATAACCTGAGTttggtgtggagaaagagagtcaactcccacaagttgtcctctgactgcacATGTATACACGgatgtgtgtacacactcataaataaatattgtaattaaaacttttttaacaTTGAATATACTTGTTATATTTTCTAGCATGATAATGGAATTTCAGTTATAatctataaataaacaaacctgtACATTTACACTTCATTAAGaacatcttgggctggagagatggctcagccgttaagagcactgactgctcttccagaggtccttgagttcaaatcccagcaaccacatggtggctcacaaccatctgtaatgggatctgatgccctcttctggtgtgtgtgaagacagtgtactgtacatacataaaataagtaaatcttgaaaagaacattttatctccagatttaattaattaattagtttggctggttttgtttttattgctgttctAAGGATGGAACCTGAGCCTTGCACATatatctaccactgagctacactgtgGTCAgacttaactaaaaataaaataaaataaaatgcactagagagatggctcagcagtaaagagcactcaGAGCTCTTCCAagggacctaggttcaattcccagctgcAGCTCGCATATGTAACTCAAGTCCCAgatgatctgatgccctttaATCGTCTATGAGAGCACTAcccacacacagtacacagacatgtatCCAGACTAAAAaccatacatgtaaaaaaataaaaattttaaaaattaaaataaaaaatttaaaggcatAATGCCTAATCTGGTGATACatctctttaatcccagaacacagGGGTCAGTAGCAGGTAGATTTCtgggagtttaaggtcatcctggtctacatagtgagtttgaggtcagcccaaACTCCATGGTTCAGAGAccttattttacttaaaaagggGGTGAGGGGCTGGATATAAGGTTCGGCaattaatagcactggctgcccCTCCTGATTTCAAtttctagcactcacatggtggggctcagaaccatctctaatgggatctgataccctctctgtcatgcaggcacacatacagcaGAACACTGATTcacataaatattgtttaaaaaaaatgacacaatgACTTTTCAGAGCTTACACATTTTCACCACCTTGTTCTCCAAGCTTACTAGTTATACCAATAGATCAGTTATTATCAAAGACCTAGAGAATCTCTAGGGTTGTTTAACCCTGGAGTTTTCAAACTCCGAAAGAACTAAGGAGTTCCAGGTGCATAGTAGTAAATGTCATTTCAACAATTTAACCACTTAAAAGACAGGCATCCAAATGTTACATAGCAAGTCTCATCGATGAATATCAAATCATGAATACATACAGATgtggaagaaagtttatttttctgactCTGTGTACTGATTTTCATGTCTTATAATATGACACTGACTAGGAGGCTAATTCTGTGTTAATAATTCTTTTAGTATTTGGGACACATATAAACTTAGTCACATTCTTACAATATTACATCTGTGTTACTCAAATTAAATGTCAAACAAAGCACAGCAGCTGCTTTCATCCTCACATAAATACCCCGATGCACACTAGTGAACGCTTAATAAGTACTTCAAATAATATTATAGCATACTTGAGTCCTCATGATCTGCACACTTCTTGTCcaacttgttttaaaaatgtaagcagGTGTTAGGCCATACTTACAGGTTCAACTTTAAAACAGCCAGGCTGTCCTaactcttcctttaaaaaaaatattttctccaaaactCTGAAAACTAACCTTATTTCTTATAATTCTAGAATAGCAATTTTGTTTACAGCAACACAGAATCAAGTTAAGGGAAagtcttagttttgttttctttttggccaAGTCTCTGTTTGTAATCTTCCCCTCCACCTGAATACTGTGAGCCTGAGCCTAGCCTTTGGCTCTCAGGTGAAAGCATCTTTTCCAGTACATTTTAAGAGTTTCAAATCATAAAGCATTTCCTTTATTGAATGAATAGTTTATTggatattgaaaaatatattatggTCTCCCAGAAGACCTTCAGCTTCCTCCAATCGCAGAACTCGTCAACACTGGGTCATCTTGACTGCCCAGAGCCTGGCATACAGTAATAATGCAACAAATTGTTAATCATTTAAAGAACATTAAGGAATCGCCATCTGTTTTGTATgacttttaaaacactgaaagcaAGCTctagcaattatttttttttttttttttggttctttttttcggagctggggatcgaacccagggccttgcgcttcctaggtaagcgctctaccactgagctaaatccccagcccttcaaTTATTAATATTCTAAATAAAGGGGACGGTACAAAGTGGAGGATTAATTTGCCAAAGGTTCCAAACTGGCTAATGGCAACAGAAAACTGAAGCTGTGACTCGAATCAGGAAATATTTGTACTGGACCATGTTGCCCCTCGTGTAAATTCTGGGTCCTTCTTGATACAAACTACAACGTTCAGAGTAAGGAATTTCTAGGAAGCCAATCTGACTTGTTCAGTCTCTTCACAATCTCTAAGCAAACCGATTCCCAGTCTAGGTTCTTACAGGTCTAAATACTACTTTGCCACTTTCCTAGGAAAGTGGGTGGAGTCTGGCATACTTAATCTAGAAGCTAAACTGAAGTGGAAGCCAAAAACCAAACTCTAAAGACCGCAGTCCCTTTAATCatacttcttttcttctcaacTTTTTAGTCCTCCCGGCTTTCCGGTTCGCCCTACCAGGCATATCACAGAACTGCTCCCGCCTCAGTCCCGGAACCCATCTTACTGTATGATCTCCTCGCTGACATCCAAGGCGAAAGTTTTTCGCAATTGCTGTGTGCACCATTGTACAAGCGGCTCTCCGGATGCCGCCCCAGCTACCGCCATCTTCCCCAACCGGAACCAGCTGGGCTGCAAAAGCTTCTCCTCCGGCGCTGGACTAGTTCCCTTTGCAACGCCGACCTCGTTGACTAGGGTTCCGTAAGCTCGCACCGCCCGGCTCAGTTGCGCTGCTTCTCCCAGCTTCCGGGTCTGTTTACACGTATGGGGAAGAAAAGTGCTTGACTGTTCTTTGGTATTGAGGGGCAACTCCAGCTGTAATAGGACCACAAAAGATGGGCACAGCCTTCAAATCTAGTCTGATTCTGATTGTAGAACATTTAAAACAGCCGTTGTCAGGAAGATAACAAGTCCAAAGCCTGCTTGTGGTACTAAGTGCACTCAAAGCcagaaaggaggtggagaggagggagactaGGCATAAAGTTCAGTGGTACCCTGCCTCCTGAATATGCAAGAATCTCGGTTCAGTCTCCAGTTGGAcaatcaaaggaaaataaaaactccaACCCTTGGCAAGCTATTTGTAAGCACGGTACTAGTTTTTGATCTGAAGTTAGCGGTTCTTATTTTCAGTGCTGTTTGTAATTGAGACTAGAATCTCACAGCTATACCACATGaaggcttacaaccatctggagctccagttccagggtctccgacctcttccagcctccacaggcatcaagcacacatgtgacacacatacatacatgcaggcacttacacatacacaatttttaaaattaaaaatcttggaaaaataaattacattagcTGAGTGTGctagcacatgcttttaacccTAGCACTCTAGGAGGCAAAGGTGGGTGGATctttgttcaaggccagcctggtctttgtagtaagttccaggccagctaaggcaAGACcgtctttaaaatattattttatctgtGTATTTGTCCATGTGTATATCTGTAGCCTACCAAAAATAAAAGTgcacatgtggcagtcagaggacttGTTGGGAGACTACTtgccttctaccatatgggtcctgggactcaaacacaggtggtcaggcttggcagcgagACCTTTTACCTTCCAAGCCATTTCACTGACCtaacaacttttttaaaaaagcaaattacaGCAATGTTAATTAATGGTGagaataatttttatcttttcataatAATCTAACCTGATTATTAATTCTAGTGATTCAGATAATACaacctttattatatttattcatttcaataGTTTttagtagctcagtggtagagactgTACTTGATATACAAGACCTTGAGGCACATCCCCAGTAGCAAGATATAAATTTAATCAGAAATTCCATTAATACATGCACACTTcaacttttctgttctttttttttctttaaagtgtttacattttttctttatgatgtttgttttatattgggTGGGTGTGATCAGTGTTATGGTGCTCATgtagagatggggaaggaaaccTTACAGGAGACAGTTCTGCCCTTCTagtatgtgggtcctgggaatggaactcaagtcatcagatttggtggcaagtgtgcttacctgctgagccatttgcTGTCCCCACTACAACTTTTTTTAATGCATTAAGTCTCAACTAGTCAAGATTTCCATGTTTAAATTGCATAAACCTCTGTGTTTTATTTAACTGGAAAAAAGGACTTCTGTAAAgcaatcttttttgttttgttttgtttcagtcttttgagacagggtcttttttgtagtcctggctattctggaactccaggctggcctcacttctGAGAGACCCTCCTGCCGATGCCTGGAGTCCAATcaccatcttccttctctcctctttcttctcctcccttccttctagaCAGGGTTCACatgtcccaggctggtcttgagctcaccAGTAGCTGAGGATAGCACTGATcgtcctgcctctacttcccaagtgctggggctgcaCTCAAATGCCATCTTGCCTagctttatgtggtgctgggaagcaaactaaGAGTTTATTCCTATTTGGCAAGTACTATACCAACTGTGTCGCACACCCAGCTCTcaaagtagccattttaataaaaaaaaaaatagataaaaaaccTTTTGCTCAGTATCATGcttttttgtgttctttctttaacttGCATTCCTCATAGACATCATTggtattaaaagacaaaaaaaagcaGAACAGTGATGGTCATGCCTTTAACCCcggactcaggaagcagaggcaggcaaatctcttttctttttgggcccagcctggtctacagagtaagttctaagatggccaggactacacaaagaaactctgtttcaaaataaaaaagacaaaacaaacaaacacagtacAATAATATGTAGATTGTCCTGTGTGAAAAGGCATATTTGAAATTCTCTCTAGCCATTTGCTTGAAGTGTAAGAGAAAAAGCATTCTCAGGGTCCTTTCTTTGCAGGACTCTAGAATGTTGAGTTCAACTAGGCAATTCAGTCCGGAGTAGAGGGCCTATGAGTGGAACAAACCAATACCATTTAAGAACCAATGTGCAGTCTGACAGGGGGAGCACCAATGTGCAGTCTGACAGTGGGGGCAAACCTTTGGTCCCAGCGTGTGTGTGGCAGAGGTGGGTGTATCTCTAAACTGGatgccagcctaatctacagagtgagttccaagatgacagagctacacagagaaaccaagtccaggaaaaaaaaaaaaaacgaaacaaacaaaaaggtttgCATTTTCATGAGATGAATGACAATGACAGAATGCTTGTTGATTGTCTTGTTGATATTATGTGGGAATTTGGCAGTAATCTAACACTCCAGGGATAAGATAAACTACAGGCAATTGCTAACATTATCATGTTAATTAATGACTGCCTAAAtcctttcattattttctcttgggttgtttggttggttggttggttttcttttctctgtgtaacccctGCCTTCCTGGACCTGACTCTgtagagttccaggatggcctcgcttcacctgctctgcctcctgagttctggaatggAAGGCCTGCACCACAGCTGGCTCTTTTTTCATAATGATTTATGTGCATTGATTCGCATTTtgcctgagtgtgtctgtgtcaatgtgtcagagcccctggagctggagttacaaacagttgtgagctgtcatgtaggtgctaggaattgaacctgtgtaCTCCAGGTTtcctggaagagtagccagttctcttaactgggGATTTAACTcctggggattttgtttgtttgttttgttttcagtctagctttccttttcttttttttttttaaatacatgatttattttttatttaatgtacattatCGTTTTGCCTGcctacatgtctgtgtgtcagaTCACTTGGAGCTtaattacagatgggtgtgagctgccacatgagtgctaggaattgaactcggtcctctgaagagcagcccctaccctaaccactgagccatctctctgaccccttttcttcctgtcttttttaaTATTGTGTTCTAGGCCAGACTGGCAAGGAACTCACAATttaccagtctctgcctcctcaggactgagattacaggtgctttaaaatctttaaattgaATATACTATTAATTGTTGATTTGGTTAAAGCCCTGAGTAGATTTTGTTGCTGTTCAAGTATAATTCACTGTAGAGAGGCAGTTCTATAACACCTTGAAGGGTTGCCTTTCAGATAAGCATTAACAGAAAGCATCCTATAGCAAACATGTATGGTTTTGTTTCATGCATGGCACTCAGAAGAAACACAAATTCTTAGGAATATTGTAATTTGAAATATGGGTCAAAAATATTTATGACCTCTTTTTTGCAGGGTTATCCTCATGTGGGCTGGTGCTGTGACCTTTTTACATTTGGTAGATCTTTTAGTTCTTTGggcatgtttgtttattttatttttatatatgtatggacAATTTGTCCAAACTTTTTAGTCTCATGCGATCTGTAAACGGTTTTTAAAACACTGCCAACTAAACTGAATTTTCCTTTCTCCCGCCTCAGAAAGTTGTTTTAGAAAACAGTAGAGTTCACCCTTACATACTAAActttagttttgatttacattgaAAAGTccacttaattttcattttcagtgtttAATCATCTTGGATTTAACTCTGCGATAGCTTTTGAAGACATATTATAATTCCTATctttaattggttttattttaccACTGGCTAGTTCACAGCCTACCTACCTCAGCTCCCACGCTTGGCGCACTCCTGGAAAGTCCTGGCACCGCCCACCGGGAGAAGGTACGAATCGCGACCACTGGGGCTGATGGACTGGCCAGCAAAGCCTGAAGTCTCGAGGCTGTCACCGCTGGACGTTGCCAATTGGTTCAGTGTGAAGGCGCGGAACCAATAAGAGCTGTGGTTCTCTAGAGCTTGGAGCGCGCGGGAAAGAGACCCATTTAAACTGTGGCGGGAACATCATTTTTCGGGTTCTCGTCCAGTTAAGACATCTGTAGCTGGGGAGTCGGTGAAAGTTGTCTCTTCCTGCGTGAACATGGTTCGGACCAAAGCAAACTACGTCCCAGGAGCCTACAGAAAAGGTAAAGGGATACAGCTTGATAGCAGGGGGTTCCCTAGGCAGCCTGTCCCTGGGGTGGAGACGCCTATGGCTGCCTCCCATTGAGCAGCTAGGCCCTCACCTCTAAGAAGCTGCAGAAACCTGGCAAGGTCGTTTGCTGCTCTGCATCTCCCTATTCCCGGCTAGCCTGGGACTGTGGTACAACAAAGCTCGAGGGGGCTGAGGGGTACTCCGAACTTTCCTGCCTCTTCTGAACGCCCCTCTTCACCTTTCTTTGCAGTGGTGGCTTCTCAAGCCCCTAGGAAGGTGCTTGGCTCCTCCACCTTTGTCACCAATTCTTCAGGTTCGTCGAGAAAAGGTAGGAAGAGGCCTGGAATCTTCTGAAGTAATACTAACACCCCTGAAAGCATCAGGCCTGGCACAGCAGAACTAACATGTGTGGCCCTGACCCGCGgtggatttatttttacttaatctCCTTCCTCTGGAATTTGTTTCCCTTGACATTCTCACCTCTAAATTTCTTCCTTGCCTTCTAAAGGGCCCTTAGTCTTTCAGCAGGCTTGGATAGGGATGTGAGGGTCCAATGGAAAACTCATTTCTTGGTGGTGAgggacagtttcttttttttttttttttcttttcttttctttttttttttcggagctggggaccgaagacagtttctttttaaacctatttttctttgctgaatggtgttatttaaatttttattaacaaTTACTATTTTCTTGGAGGCTACTCAAGTGCCTCCTCATTAGATTCAGGGTGAGGGGTGACAGTGCTACCACGTTttctgtagggtgtgtgtgtgtatctgaccATGCAGGCAATCTTTGGTAACTGAACCCTGGGCCTTCCTTGCTCATGCTGAACACAAGTACTCCACCTCTGAGCTACATCTCAACCACACTACCCTagtatgttttgcttttgtttctgcttctccctcctcctctacttcACCTGACTCCATCTTCCTGACCTgaccttccttttttcttccctcctctcttttgttctctctccttccctccattttccctcttccagggtctcatgtaacccagctggcctcaaaattTCTATGTACAAAGAATAACTTTGAACTCTAGATCCTTCTGCCGTCCACCTCCCCACTGCTGGAATTCCACATATAGGCCATGGATGCCAGGTTTAGTCCGTGTTGGGGATCTAATCTAGGGCTTTGAATGCTAGACAACTGAGTCACATCTATAAcccgcccctgccccccccccccaattgctgattgctgggattacaagtctgCACTACCACACCCAAATTTACTTTTTTGAGATGAGATCCTTGCTATCTTCTGACTTTTCGAGGGTTTTTATGACAACGCagcccaccaccaccattatttaCTTGTGATAGGATCTCTTAAGTGCATTTAGCCGTGTTGGCTTTGattctctcctgccccagtccctggagtgctaggattacaggcatgtactacaCCATACTCGGCCATAATTTTCACCAAATCTAAAATGTTCAACAGAATATATTTACTATTTCCACCTCTTCAGATAAGATAGTAGACAAAATTTTTGAAAGATAAATTTATTTAGAATGTCAGCTTATATTTTGAACAACTAAAATAAATTCCATTTATTGCCATTGTCTGGCCTGCCACTGAATCACTAGAGCTAATTGAATAGGTCCTTAATATGTGATAAACAGCCTGGCAAAGAGATGCATGGCTGTCATCCTATGTGctgtggaggctgaagcaggatgacTACTGtaggttcaaagccagtctgggataTCAAGTGAATACCAGGTCTGCTGAGGGTCCTAGCAATatgctgtctcagaaaaccaataaaacaagcAGCAGCTTGGTGTAgtggcacatacttgtaatcccagcacttgagtaGTAGAGGTGGGATGCTCAGgaagtcaaggctacatagtgatgAGATGGCAGCCTGGGCTGTAAGAAGTACTGACTCACCTTCTCTctgccaataaaagaaaatattcataggtttGTATTTTTAATACCAAACAACTATATCAGATTGTAGTACTcattctaaattattttaatacatgatattaatgcctgtgtgtgttagtgtgtgtgttcatgtatgcatggATTTGTACACTATaacatatgtggaagtcagagaacaaaaacaattttgtggAAATCAGGTCCTTTTAACTTGGGGTTGATACTCAGGTGTCCAGGTGTGGTAGcatttacccctgagccatctcactggtccaatagcctcattttaaaaattatataatttgttAAGGCCACACAACTAAATCAGCATAACTGAGGTGAAATCATGCAgctaagctgggcatggtggaaaGCCTTGCAATCCCAGCTACAATCAGAGGCATGAGGATGCCTGAACCCTGATGTCCCAGACCAGTCTGGGTAATAgatggagaccctgtcttaatcaATCAAGggctaggaatgtagctcagaggtagcCGGTGTATCTAGCATTCACAAGGtcctagttttttttgtttgtttgtttgtttgttttctttcttttccttttttcagagctggggactgaacccagggccttgcgcttgctaggcaagcgctctaccactgagctaaatccccaacccaaggtcCTAGTTTTAATCCCTAATACTACCAAAAACCAAGTTCACAAgtactgctgcatatttctagtACTGAGAACGTCTCTATTAACATAAGGCTAGGAGTATGTATGGGTCAGcattagagcacttgcctagcaagttttCTTTGATGAAATTATAAAGAacgtttgttttcctttgatttaggttcatttatttaatatgtatgagtgtattgTTTGGACAAATGTATGTGTACCAATGCTTACACGTGGCTGTGAGCCATCAGgtaggtactaggaactgaaccaaaGCCACGTGTGCTCCTACAATGGAgctgtctctccatccccactTTTGAGAAAAGTTCTCATGTAATCCAGGCTCATCTCAAGCTTGTTAGGTAGCTAAAGCTGGCCCTCAACTTCCGATCTCCCTGTTTCTTAGGGGAGAGGGTCTAGAGGGTGAAGCTCAGGTTTCCAGGATTGTAGGAGAGAGTCACCATTCTCCTGtaactattttttaaagggaCAACTTtccctggatttttattttacattactaTTAAAATATAACCAGGAATAGGATTTTCCTTATGGAAAAGAGTCAGTTGCTTTGAAAAGTAGGATTTACTCTTACAGAAAATTTCACATTGCTCCATTCCCCAGGTATTGGGGATTGGACCTACGGCCTTGGGCACTTCAGGTAAAGAGTCTCTTGCTGAGCTGTGTTTTAGCTCTATTTGTAGTGGGAGGGGGCTTGGGATTCAGTAATTTACCTGGGTCGGCTTTGTGCTCACTTGGTAATACATGCAAGTTTTGACCTTTGGATCCTTCTGCTTTGTCCTCCCAAGTAGCTGCGATTACAGGCCTCTGCCATTAGCCTGGCTCACATTGTATATGTTCTTTAACTAAATAACTTAACTGTTCCAAGAAATATACCTGaatagtagagcacttgccaagcacatgtgaggtcttgggttcaatcTTTGACCCATATCTACACTCACAAACCCCCATAAgtagacagacaaataaataaataactctactAAATAAAGCTTGGACAGTTTATACTACATGGCACAAACTTATATTAaggtaaatacattttataaaatgtattactTGTTGCTATGGGGGGAGATGTGTTGTGTGTTGCAGCACAAAtaaggccagaagacaacttctgggagttggttctctactTCCACCTCTATGTGGTACCTTGAGATTGAATTCAGGGCATCAGGTTTCTTCATCAAGTGATTtatatatgactgtgtgtgtgtgtgtgtgtgtgtgtgtgtgtgtctgtgtctgtgtgtgtctgtgtgtctgtgtgtgtctgtgtgtgtctctctgtgtgtgtgtgtgtgtgtgtgtgtgtgtgtgtgtgtgtgtgtgtgtatgggtacatGACTGGattccatggagctggagttttgAGCATATCAGGGGAACCACCTAATATGGGTGTTAAGAATCAAGCTAtattctttgctattttttttaagacttattttatatatatgagtattttgctcactgtatgtgtgtgcccatatataggccagaagaaggcatcagattttcAGGATTGGAGTTATGAACGTTTCAAGACACTATGTGGGAATGGGGCCTGGGTAATCTGTAAGAGAAACAAGTATGTTTAGCTGCAGAGCCCCTTCTGCAGCCCAGCCCTAGTATTCTGAAAAGCAACAGgtgttctttaccactgagtaCCTTTCCAGCCTTCATCTTCTAATTTAAGGTAGAACACTTAATACCTGGAGTATGGTGCTACAGAATGGCAATACCAAgtggtgctgcatgcctgtactcccagcactcgggaggcagaggcaggtgggtctctgagtttgaggccagcctggtctacagagcaagtttcaggacagccagggttgcacagagaaaccctgtctggggttGGGTGGAGAATGGTGactacatttgtttttatttagttctgtttctattttacagcTGAAAATAAGTATGCTGGAGGGAACCCAGTCTGTGTGCGCCCAACTCCCAAGTGGCAAAAAGGCATCGGGGAATTCTTCAGGTTGTCCCCTAAagattctaaaaaagaaaaccagattcctgaagaagcaggaagcagtggcttaggaaaagcaaagagaaagtaaGTGTTTATGTtctggaaaacaagaaaatatcctcTTAAAGATAAAAGACAAATGGGATACAAAGTTTAAGGTTTCTCTCTGAACcagtaagaaaatgaaatctaTGCTTTACTTTCTAACATTTATGTcactttaaaatttgaaatattttaaaaaaattatttacttttacttactCCAAAGAGACTTGATTCCTCTTCATTTATTATCCTCTAATTTTCATagctttttgtcttgttttgttctttgagacggTCTCTGTATGTAACCCAGGATTAACTTGAACTTcttgtaatccttctgcctcagcttgctAAAGTGCTATGCAGAAAAGCATGAGCTCTCACACTTTACAGTGCGcatgccttcctccttccctccttccctccttttcttttttctgtcatttttgtattttcaaaaagaaatttctgtCAGTTCATCTGATTTGAATTCCACTAAACGCGCCCGTTATACCCCACAAAATTACTAGTTAGGGACTGAGTGTAGCTCAG
Protein-coding sequences here:
- the Pclaf gene encoding PCNA-associated factor, with product MVRTKANYVPGAYRKVVASQAPRKVLGSSTFVTNSSGSSRKAENKYAGGNPVCVRPTPKWQKGIGEFFRLSPKDSKKENQIPEEAGSSGLGKAKRKACPLQPDHRDDENE